The nucleotide window AACAATACTGAGTGGAAAAGCGGGAATGGGCACCATAAAATATGGAGACCTTTCCAGCCTTTAATGATCTCATCATTGATAAGCCTTTAATTTCTTTGTTATGCATAGGAATGGAGTCCTGCTATTACTAAATTGACGAATACTTGATTAAAGATGATGATTCCAAAGCCAATAATAGCCATCCAAGCTGTTTTTTCTCCTTCCCATGATTTTGACAGACGTAGATGTAGAATCAAATAAAACACGCCTTGACGATATGCATCGACATGACGTGCTTTCACAGTGGCTTTACTTAAATTTACTCGCTATCCAACTGTTTCGAGGAAAGCTGCTGTAGCTTTTGATAATATGGATGAGATTTCATCAGCTCCTCGTGTGTACCTCGACCTGTTATTTCACCGTTTTCAAGTACAAGGATTTGATTTGCATGCTTAATCGTTGATAATCGGTGCGCAATAATTAATGTCGTACGATTTGTCATTAAGCGCGTTAATGCCTCCTGTACCGCATGCTCTGATTCGTTATCTAAACTTGAAGTTGCTTCGTCTAACAGTAAAATCTTTGGATTACGTAATATCGCCCGAGCGATCGCAATTCGCTGGCGTTGACCACCAGACAGCTTCATTCCACCTTCACCAACTTGCTCATCTAGTTGGTTCGGGAAATGGGCTACAAATGACCATGCATTTGCCTGTATTAATGCCTCTTTAACGTCTTTATCATTTTTTTGTTGGCTTCCATAAAGGACATTATCACGAATTGTTCCACTCATTATCGGACTTTCCTGTGACACATAACCAAATAATGAACGCCATTCATGTAAGTTGATTTGTTCAATACGCTGCTCTCCATATAGCAGGGAACCTTTGTTCACGTTATAAAAACGCTCAAGTAAAGAAAAGATGGTCGTCTTCCCGCCGCCGCTCGCGCCAACAAGAGCGGTAATTTGTCCTTTAGGAAGAATTGCTGAAAGCTCTTGTAAAACAGGCTTTTCATTGTATCGGAAATTAATGTTTTGTAACACAATATTTTGCTCATCTATCGGTAAATGCTGTGCACCACCTTGTTCAATTGGCAATGATAAAATATCATTTAATCGCTCTGTTGCACCAAGCGCCTTTTGGAAGGAAGTGAAAAAGCTGGCCATTTGCGTAAATGGGACAATTATTTGAATAAGATAAAACATTATTGCCACTAGTTCGCCAGCAGATATGGCACCGGTTGCAACTTGTGCACCACCATAGCCAAATAATACGATGACGACGAGCATCATAATGAGGGTCATAATTGGCGACAGCAGGGCCATAATTTTTGCTTCCTTTAGACCGTAGCGATAAAGCTCATGAATCTGAGCCTTGCCTTTATCAATTTCCAGTTTCTCTGCTTGATAAGCTTTTACCATCCGAATATTACTTAAAACCCGGCCTAAGTTTCCTGTGAACTTGGCAAGAGCATCCTGGTTTGACACCGCAACCCCATGCATTTTTCTCCCTAAAGGCATCATGGTTAACACCGTAAGTGGGACCGCAATCAGCATAAGGAGTGTCATTTTCCAATCGATGAATAATAAAATAATGACCGAGCCAATAATTGCAAGTAGACCATTTAAAAAGTTGATAAGATGCTGTGTAATTAGCTCTTTTACAACATTTGTATCTTGCGTAATCCGACTCATCGTTTCTCCTGATTCATGTTCATCGAAATAAGGCATAGTTAGCTTCAACACATGCGCCCAGACACGATTACGTATTGCGGATACGAGGCCTTCTCCGATGGAAGTCATTAAGTAAAAGCTTACGCCTGATAATATTGCTTGCCCAATTAATGCGGCTGCAGCAATTAGCAATAAAGTATAAGAAAGTCCACCGTCTGCAAATTGATTCACCATTTGCATAAGTAATAATGGGACTAACAAACCTGCTATTGTTTCAATAATGCCAATTAAAATCGCAAAGCTAATTCTTTTTTTAGGGGGATTAGCGTGCTTAATTAAATCTATGAGCCGTTTCGGATTTAAATTTTTGTCCATTGAATCCATTCCTTTCATCCATATATACGAACACATTCATTTATCAAATTTCTATCATGTCATCTTTTTTTGAATCTCATAATCAATATGTAAAAAAGATAATCCAAATAAGGTCATATGATGCTTTGCTCGAAGCGTCCCTTGTTCTTCCTTTAAAATGAAGTATTCGTGCAATGGAAGTTGTAAAATCATATCTCCAATTACTAGGTACGTTCCAGCATCTCCGTTGGTGTCACTTGTTAAATGTAAATTATTCTCCTTCGTTGAAACATGTAATATGCCATGCATTGTTGAAAAGGGTAACGGTAATGCGATATTCATATAGCATTTAGTGTCTTTCCAATGAGTAGAGTAAATAGCTGTAAATACTGGCTGATCTTCAATAGCCCGTTGCCAAACTCGAGGCTTTACACGTCCGTCCGATTGTTCATCGACCTTCAAAATTTGTCCATCCATTACAACAGGCTTAGAGGAATAGGGTAAATTTAATTGTCCAATTCGTCTGCTAATAAACTGATAAACAAAGGCAAAAGGTTTAAACCATGTAGACCATTTCACGGTAGCAGTTAAATGGTAGTTTGATGTGTGCTCATAAAAATCCGTGATCATTGTGGGCACCATTGCTTTATTGATAAATACTGACATATCATCGACTAAGCCCGGATGAGATTTACCTGTAGTCGTAAGCTTTCCACGAATTTTACTAATAGGAAATACGTATTCCTGATGTTTTGTAGGTGGTATCGATAAACCCCATGCCAAAACTATGAGACATCCAAACCCGATACAATTGTAGAAGCCATGGAAGGCAAGCATATCTGGAATATCCACGAATCGTATGCCTGTTAAATTACTCCACGCATAAAGCAGTGACCAAACAATCGTAAAGCACAACGTTAAAAATGCACCTCTTATTAGTACACGCTGTCCACGTGGGAGTTTCCAAGTTATTACAAAGTAGGTGATGCAGAAAATCGCCATGATATATAAACTAACGGACACCAGTTCAATGATTCTCGAAAAGGTAATCCCAAGAGCTACTAATATCGGACCTGCAGCAATGATAAAGCAGCAAAGGCGATAAAACCGATCTATCTGAATGCGCCCGATTAACCCAACTGAAATACAAAGTAAAAAGGCGGAATAATGAAAGTGAATTGCTGTTAACCATGTAATAATCGGGCTAAATCCAAAATCAAGCTTTAAATGAAATGCGAAAAACCAAAGACCACCCATTACTAAATAGATGAGTCCTAGATCAATCATCATTTCTTCTATATGTACAAAGCCGCGTTTTAAAAATCTTTTTACCCCTTGCCAGGCAACCACAATAGTACTAGTTAAATAGATGAAGACACAGAGGAAAACAATGAGCTTACTAAGAGAGAAAAATAGCGTTGTAACGGCCAATTGACCACTTGCAATAATAAGCTTTTCCCAAGTATTTAATTTTACAAGCAGTTCAACAACAATCGGAACAAACAAAAGTTGTGCTACTGTTAAATAGTAGTAAAAGGATGTAGGCTCATGGAAAAGCATGAGTACGCCTAGACAAACAAGCCCAATAATCGATAACGGTCTAAATATTGCTCGGCGAAAATTGGCCAGCATACATCATCATCCTCCCAATCAAATCATTGAAGATGGATACATGGATAGTATACATGTTTAGTGCATCATCATAACCTTCAGTTACTACAACGCGTCCTGTTAAAAGGGAAGGTAATGAAGCTTCTTTCTTCCCAATAACAAGACGTTGTTGCTCGGAGCGAATGAGTAAAAATCCATCCGTCGTTACATCGAATTTTAAATCCGAATAAAATAACGAAGGATCACCTAAATAATCTTTTACAATCCCACGTTGTAAATCCATGGTCATTTTTGCATTAAATTGGCGAGTTGTCTTAGGGAAGTAAAAGGTCCGTTCCCAATATACTTCCGCTTCCTTGTCGTCATTAATACGGCATGAATTAGATAACGTAAAGGGAACCATGACGCCACTTTCTGGAAATAAAAAACGGTTTTTTGTAAATAGCTGATACATTGGGCGCAAATAGCGCGGTCCAGAGTGAATTACTTGCATCATACCGGTTGCTTGAAAGGGTTCCTGTAAAGATAGGCGATATCGTTGTTGTAGCTTTGGATGTAAGCGTTGAAAATCATTGCCTAACAATGTTTCATATATCATATTAAACACCTCGTTTTCGTTTGCAATTTTTCGCTGTAGGTAGCTGCTCTCGTAAAAAAAGTGCGACAATAGATAGCACCCAAAGTGTGAGATTAAACGTAATGACGTTAAATGGATCGGTCGCAACATGAGGGGAAGCAATAATCGCAAATAAAGTTAATAAGGGAAATAAAAATATTTGTGCCTTTAGGAAAAGGAGTTGCATTGGTGTTAATAAAAATAGCAGTCCAATGATTGCTTCCAAGAGTCCAATCCAAATAATGAAATGGGATGCTTGTTCCAACGTAAGTGGTGAAATATTTGCGAGCATGTCGATTTCCAGTGGATGCTGACCGATAACTTTTGGGATTAGCCCTTGGTAAAGCCAAACAAAGCTAAAGAGAAAACATATGACGTAGTAACTAAAAAAGCGACGGTATTGAGTACTCGGTCTTTCTCCGGTTTGTAGCCATCTTGCTAAAACATCGAAGCTAAGAGCAGTTGCCCAGCCCATTATCGGTCGGAAAAGCTGATCAAACAATTGTCCAAGCTTACCAAAACGTACATCGTAATCATACTGTGTCAAAAATGTTATCCCGTTATTATTCGGAATATACTGCCAATAGCCACGTCCTTCTTTAATGGGTGAAATTTTCTGCGGAGACCCAAAATGAAGCGAAGAAGTTTTTACACTACCTTTTTCATGTGTCCCTTTACTTTCGCCCCATCCTGAAACAACGATTCCTGGCATTACCTTTGTCGTGTAAGTAAAGGATTGAGGAGCATCTTCCCGTTCTTTTTCGTTATATGTAATCGTTGTAAAGCGTAAATCCCATTGCGCATGTAGATCGGGTTGTTGTGTATAATGCCACACCTCGTCTACGGTGCTTTCCATTTGGATTTCTACATAGATAGGTTTCTTCTTCAATTATTTCATTCCTTTCAGTAGGAAATTACAATGCGCACACTTTTCAAATGTAGACGACTTTGAAACATTTTGAATTGGTTTTTAAATAACATAATTATAGCATTTTTTTACTTATAAATTGCTATTGATACTTAAAGCTCGATTTCGTTTGACCGCAATATTAATTGTTATTTTGATAGCACTTTTTATATTCATTTTTCATTAAAAAACTTTGACAAGATGTTAATGTGTATTAATAGGTAAAATTTATTTTACTAAATGTAAAAAAAACTTTACTTTTAGTGAAAAATAAATTACATTAAATGGTATAAGAGGTGAAAAATGATGCAAGAACGAACAATACGAAATCGAATGGTCGTACTACGAGCTGAAAGGGGATTGTCTCAAAAGGATGTGGCGGATCAATTAGGGGTGAGTAGACAAACAATCATTTCTCTTGAGAAAAATCGTTACAATCCTTCGTTAAAGCTCGCATTTGATATTGCTGTTTTATTTAATGTAGAGTTACACGAAGTTTTTCAATATGAAATAGAAGGAGAGTAATAAAGATGGAGATGTTCATGGTAATTTTCCGTATCACTTATGTTTTATTATTTTTTTCTGCTATGTTTGTAGTTTTTAAATTTGAATGGGGAGAAGAAAGTAAGGATGAGCGCGGAAAAGGAATTTCGAATAAATCCTACGGTATCGTTTTTCCTTTACTTCCATTAGGCTGGTTACTTATAGAATTATTCGATCAATGGATTAACCCACTTAATTATGAAACGTATAAACTTGTTATTTGGTTTTTACTAACAGGATTAATGATGATTCATGCGATTAATATTTCTGTACTTAAACGAAAATATTAAGTTTTTAGTCTATAAGAAGAGGAGAGTTGAAAAATGACGATTTGGGCTTGGATTGGTTTGCTGAGTATTGTCTTTTTTTCGTTCATACCTTTGTTAGAAAAGGGGAAGAGGACGACCTATGAAATATCGAAAGCAATTTTTTCTACGGGCGTTGTAATTGGAATCATTATTGCAGTTTTACTATTTCAAGTACCCTTTATTGTTGCTTTATTTTTTGGTTTTCTAGCGATGATTTTGTTTGACAAAAAAACTTATACAAAAAAACGTCTTTTAATTTATAGTGCTTTGATAGTCATTTTAGTAGCTGTTAGTTACGCGCTATTTCGAGATAATCCGAATTATGTAGTAAAGCATCTAAAAGAAAATCCTGAAACAAGCTCGCTTTATGTTGCTAAAAATGGTGAGACAATTATTACTTATCAATCCGATGTCATTAGACCTTTAGCTAGTACAGTAAAGATTTTAATTGCCGTCGAATATGCAATGCAAATCGATGCTAAACAGCTAAGTAAAGATACGCCAATATCAATCGATCTTTTAAATCGCTTTTATTATGAAAATACAGATGGAGGGGCCCATCAATATTGGTTATCGGCAATGAAAGAGGATGGAAAATTAAAAAATAATACTGTAGCGCTTCATGAAGTAGTAAAGGGAATGATTACGTATAGTTCCAATGCGAATACAGATTTTCTAATCGATTGGATAGGTCAGGAAGCAATCAATCACCGTGCCGTAGTGCTTGGATTAACGCAACATGAGGAAATTTATCCAATAGTAGGCTCTCTTTATATTCCAGTTCAGTTACAGCAAAGTACTAAAGGAAAGAAGGAGCTCTTACAGTCACTGAAGGAAATGCCAATAGAAGAATATCGGGCTTTAGCTGCAACATATAGTCAACAAATGAAAACTGATAAAATTCAGTTAGATAAAAAGGCATTTGATCTATCACTTGATGTTCAAAAAATATGGTCTGATCGACTGATTGGTGCATCTGCCAATGATTACGGTAAATTATTAGCGATTATTTCAAATGAAGAGTTACCAAGCATGGCTTCAGAAACACTCCGAGATATTATGGAATGGCCAATGCAACTATTCGAAGAAAATCATCAACAATTTGTCCATTTAGGCGCAAAGGGTGGGTCTACTGCATTTGTTTTAAATAATGCACTGTATGCAGAAAATCATAACGGTGATAAAGTAGAATTCGTCCTATTAATGGATGACTTAAACCTCTTTAAAAGTATGCTTTTAAGCTATCACCTCAATTCCTTTGAATCGAATATACTACGAAGTGAAGAATTTTTATATAAAGTATTAGAGGAGCTCAAATAAAACAACTGGCGAAAATATTAATACATTGAAGGGGAGTTTGGTTCTGGGAAAATCCAAAAACAATAAAATTTTTCAACATGACCTAATCCCGCTAGGCTTGCTATTTGGTTGTGGTATCGGCACCATTTTAGGCCTTTTTTTCAATCTAAGATTTCAGTTGTATTTTATTAGTTTTGGAACTGTACTAGGGTATTTAATTGGTCTCATAATTTACGCAATTGTTTATCGAAAGGAAGATAAAACATAAAAGTTTCGACGTTTACTTTGTTTTATATTTGCAGTTCGATGAATTACATTTTTCCAATTAAAAAGCTAAACCCATAAAACATTAGATTTATCAGGTCGATTATTACAATAAATAATGAATAGAATATACTTCGTTTCCATTCTAAAAAGGCAATGGTTAAACCTATGAGAATTAGACTAATCCAGCTACCATGCCACAGAATTTCTCCTAACTGTGCCGATAAATTTGAATAGAAGCCGATAATGAAGGCAGCCCAAATAATAAATGTACAACCAAAGTAAAGAAGAGTATTTCTACTAGGCTTTAAAGGCCCGCTCCCAATAAAAAAAAGTGCAAAAACGATTAGTGCACTAATAAGAATAGTTCCTATAAAAATAAATGACATCCGATCAACCTTTCGTCTTAGCGGGATTATTTTTTTCTGATAATTATGACTGTTTTTCTGTGAAAAAGTTTCGGTAATGGAATAAATAATAAGGTTCTAAGTCAAATGTTGGGGGAATGTCATAATGATTCATCAATCGGCACTACCTTTTTGTTTTTTCTAAACAAGTCCGTTGAATTCCATTACGGGCGGACGCTAGCTAATATTTGCCCGCATCTTTATCGGCATATATTCATCAATCGCAATTACTTTTGGTAACATCACGTCTTTTGGGATTGTTTGTACAACATTTTTAAAGCAACGAATTACTGTCGTAGAGGAGGCACCTGTCGTTACCGCTGCTTCTTTTGCACAAACTGAATAGACACCCCATCAAATATTATTGAACCAATAATAAAATCCGTAGAAGCCTAACTTATTAATTTGCTTCTACGGATTTATTTTTTGTATTTTATTTGATTTGTAGCGATTGTTTTATTTGCTCAATATGATGAAGATCATGTTTCATAAGCCCTTTAAAATAAGAATATATCGTTAATGGGGATTGATTAATTTTCATTTCAACAAACCATTTTTCTTCAGGAAGTGTTGTTAATATTTGAACTAATTCACGACGAACAAGAAGACATTTATCAATCGTGCTTTGTATCGTATTACTTCGAGCAAGTAAAGCCGCTTCATAATTCACTTCATCGGCATTCGGTCCGGGTGGAAATGTCGTTTCTTTAAAAAAATAGGGAAGCCTTTGTTGCATAATAAATTCATCCCATGGGAAAAAATGAGCAATAATTTCAATTACGGACCATTTATCTTCTTCAATAGGCTTCCTTAACTCTTGATCATTATAGTTTTTTAATTGCTGGACAAAATTGATAAAGTCAGTTTGATGTGTGATTATCTCATGTTTCTCTTTTTGCATTTTCTTCCACCTACGTTTTTTATAATAAGTCTATATTAAATTCTCCTAATAATATACAAAGAACATTTGTTCGTGTTATTATAAGGGCAGGTCATTTGGTGAGGGGGAAAACGCTTTGAACATAAACATTGAAGAGCGAATGAGTTTTTATAATGTATTGGGATTAAGTATGGCACAAATTGAAAATGGAACAATTAATGTGACTACTAATTACGGATTACTTGAAGCAAATACAAACCGCTTTGTTGACAATCAATCGGTTTTCAATGCATGTTCCATTAGTAAATTTTTAACCGGAATTTTAGCTTTAAAACTCGTACAAGAAGGAATTCTAAATTTAGATGAAGATGTAAATGATCAATTAATTTCATGGAAGATTCCAATGAATCCCTTTACAGTACACAAAAAAGTTACATTAAGAAATTTACTTAGCCATCAATCAGGCATCCAAGATCCTGAAAATAGCTTTATGGAGCTCAGTAATTTAAACAAGTATCCATCAATGGTCGAAATTTTAAGTGGTAATACATTCTATTGTAGTACACCAATTCAAGTGAGTCTTGAACCAGTAAATGAATTTCATTATTCAGATGCAGGCTATTGCATTATTGAGCAATTAATTGCAGATGTAACATCAAAACCTTTTCATGACGTAATGTTAGAACAAGTTTTAGAGCCATTACAAATGAAAAATAGTTTTTTAGATACATCATTACTTTTTTCGAATTTAGATAATGTTGCAGCAGGGCATCATAAACATGGAGCAATTGTAGAAGGGAAATATCCAATCTATCCTTACCCAGCTGCCTGTGGTCTTTGGACAACAGCTATTGATTTAGCTAAATTAAGTATCGAATTAATGAATAGTCTAAAAGGTGAAAGTAAACTAGGTCTTTCTAAAAGATTAGCTGAGGAAATAATTCGTATGCAAGGTGGTAAAGGGTGGACGGGTCTAAGTGTATTTCTTGAAGGGACTGAAATGAACAAAAAGGTTTTTTCATTTGGTTGGGGAAAAGGATTTCAATCGATGGTCGTGATGTTACCTTCAATACATAAAGGAGCAGTAATAATGACAAATTCCGACTTGGGTGTTCATCAAATGGAAGGACTCATTGGTGAAATTTATAAGTCATTAGATTATTGAAAGAAGCCATTTGGAGGTGTAAAAATGCAAATTGCCTTAGCGAATCCAAGCCAATTTCAACGAGTAAAAGAATTTTTTTATAACAATTTAAGTGATCAACAAGATGCCATTTATTCTAATGAATTTTTATGTCCATTAGGAATTAATGCAGCTATACGAAGAAATCAAATGATAGTTGCAACAGTACATGGTGACATCGTAGGAGCTTTACGATTCTATCGAAAAAAGACACAAAATATAATATCTTTATATCAATTTGCAATTCGGGTTGATTACCGTGGTTATAACTTGCTAGAAGAGATGTTATCTGTTTTATCGGATTCACCGATTGTTTCCATGTGTCCAGTTCATTCTCAGTTTAATCAATATTATTTAAAAGCGGGATGGCAGTTACATGAACAAAAGAAACAGTTTAATGCATGGATGTATCATCATAAGTAGAACAATTGATTTGAAATCCAGTAGCACGATTATTTGCTGTCATTATTGCTACCGGATTACATTAACTCATTGTTTGAATTGGAATAAAACATCACACATAGGAGGGATTCTCAACGTATATTTGTGCTATTAAATGACTCATAAGAAAGTCTTCGAACAGAGTGTAAACGGTTCTCTTCAATAGTTACTTTATGTACATCAGGCATTTTCAATTCATTCCAAAACGATAAGTCATAGCTTGCATCATAGTAATTTAAAATCAGGGTAAATATATTGCCATGGGTACCAATAATGATTGCTTCATCTTGGTGTTTCTCCGTTAATTGTGTGATTATCGGCAAAACCCGTGACTGTGCAGCATTATTGGATTCTCCACCAGGTAAAGCAAAGTTTGGATCTTGCCATACAGAATGGATGGCTAGTTGAAAATCGGCTACAGGTGTAGCAGATAGTTGGCGTTCGTTTAATGCTTCGAATTGCTGTATCGTCATCCCTTTATTTTGGGCAATTGGCTCGATTGTTTCGACTGCCCGTAAATAACGGCTTGCATACATTGCTGTAATGTCCAACTTTTTAAACAAATGGACTAATTTTGCGGATTCTTGACGCCCACTTTCCGATAATGTCCGATTGTACTCATCTGGTGTATACATAGAATGGGCGTGGCGGATAAAATAAATGATGGTCATTGGAAGTGCTCCTTTTACTTCAATAGTAGCGGCTGTATTTTATCTCCTTGAACTGGCTCATGCCCTTGCTGAAATTGAATACGAATGCTTTTTGCTTGTGCCAGTTGTGGGGAATCCATTACTTGAAAATGAATATGTGCTTCAGAAGAGTTTCCCGAATTTCCGCAACGGCCAATGATTTGTCCAACATTTACGAAATCTCCAGTTTTCACACAGATAGAATGCTGCTTGAGATGGGCAATCATACTATATTCTTCATGTTCATGGGCAATGACAACATAATTTCCTGCAGCATTTTCTTCATCCATTTCTCCTGGTACATTATCGAGTAAATCATTTACTACAGTTACTATTTGACCAGAACATGGTGCGATAACATCCGCGCCGAATGCATAATAGTTTTCATTTCGTAAAGGATTGTGTTGATACGTTGAGCCATCCTTTACTCTTACTAAATCATAGGCATAACGCATATGTTCGTATGCATAGTGATAATTATAAAATTCGTTTGTGCCACCCCAAAACACAACCCATTCATCACAAATAGGCATACGATATTGATTTACCGTTAGTCGCTGATCACTTTCTGGATAAGTGACATATGGTTTTAAATAGAGGCCTTGTATAATACCATCACGATCAAAAGCTACAACAATGACCTTTCTTTTTTCATTATCAAGAAATATATATTGTTCGAGCTGTTGAAATTCATTTTGAAAGGCCAATTCGTAATGCTGAACATCTACATTAAATGCAATGTTCATTTCTGCAAACTGATCAAATGTTACGAGTTGTTGAAGCTCCTGAGAAAATGCTTTATAAACTGCAAGAAACTCCTGTGTTAACAATTTTTCTGCAACCATTTCCTTCTGTATTAATTTCATTACAAACCTCCTAGAATACTTGATAGTGTGTTATACGATTATATTGACTTATAAGTTTCGTGAATACTAAGAATAATTTGATTATGGGGGATTATTATGAAAAGAATATTAAGTATATTTCTTATAATAGTATTTGTTGCAGGATGTGAAGCTCCAATTAATGAAGCGCATCAAAGGTTGTTAACGGAATATGGCTGGACTGTTAAACAACTGAAAGAAGAGAAACAATTTACTTTAGAAACACCAGAGGAACTATTAGCTAATTTTGAAGCGAGTGGTGTTGATTTTCTTCGTAATTATCAGGGACAACAGGTGACACAATTTCATTATGAATTAAAAGAGAAGGACATAGACAAGAAAAATATACAAGTATTTGTTGTGGAAAAAAAGGAGAAGTTATAGGAGGATATATCATTTTACAGAGCTGGGACCCAGGTGTATTTAAGCTTTCGAATAAGGACAAACTTGTCGATGGGAAATATGTTTTACCGTAACTCATGTAGCCCTAGCAGTAATTGAAATGATTATTTCACTTAATATCCTTAAAATTACATGTTTTGATACGATTGACTATCGTAATCCTACATTCTATAATGAAACTCAATAAATCATGGAGGAAAAACTATATGTGGCTATTATTCATGTAATTGATACGAGTGTTAAATATCACTCGTATCGATCATTGCTATCGATACGAAATAAACAATTTCGGAGGTAGCAACATGGAAAAAATTTGTTATGAGTTACAACAACTATCAGTAGAATATTTAGATAAAGAAGTACTGTCAATTGAGCAATTACAAATACATCAGTTTGATCGTATTGGGATCGTTGGAAAAAATGGCGCAGGAAAAAGTACGCTATTAAAGCTATTAGCAGGAGAGATAGAGCCGACTCGTGGAACGATTCACCGCTATGTAAATGCGGGTACATTTCAACAAATCGAGTGGGATGAACAGGCGGAGGCCGATGCTACATTACTGGCAAAGCTTCATGTCCCGCACGGTCAGCAAGTTATGAGTGGGGGAGAACGTACGAGGCAAAAGCTCGCTCAATTATTTTCTCATTATTATGAGGCGCTATTAATTGATGAACCAACGACTCATTTAGACCAAACAGGTATTCACTATATAAAAGAAGAATTGACCTATTATTACGGTGCGCTCGTGCTTATCAGTCATGATCGTGCTCTACTTGACCATCTTGTAACGACCATTTGGGAAGTTGAGGACGGGAAGGTGCGTGTATACACGGGAAACTATTCGGCCTATATGGATCAAAAGGCATTAGAGCGAAGTCAGCAGGAGCAAGCTTACGAGCATTATACAAAAGAAAAAATACGCTTAGAAAAAGCTGCAAGTGAGAAGATGAAAATGGCTGAAAAGGTGGCGCAAGCAGGCAGGCTATCCAAGCGTGAAGCGAATGCAAAACCAAATAAAGCTAATATGACGAAATCTAAGGGAACAAGTCAGAAGTCATTGCAACGTGTTGCGAAAAGCATGGAACAACGCATAGAACGGTTACCGGTTATTGAAAAGGTGAAAGTTACAAAGCCAATCCAATTTAGAAAGGCTAAAGCACTTGAGCTACACAATAAGTTTCCAATAATGGCAACCCAATTTTGCTTGCGGGTGGAGAGGAAAGTCCTATTAAATCAAGTAAGCTTCCAATTTCCCCTTGGAGAAAAAATAGCAATTACTGGGGACAACGGTGTAGGGAAAAGCATGTTCCTTCAACAAATTGCTTCTAAAGCTGAGGATTTCACGATATCTCCAAAAG belongs to Solibacillus sp. FSL R7-0682 and includes:
- a CDS encoding ABC transporter ATP-binding protein, which translates into the protein MKGMDSMDKNLNPKRLIDLIKHANPPKKRISFAILIGIIETIAGLLVPLLLMQMVNQFADGGLSYTLLLIAAAALIGQAILSGVSFYLMTSIGEGLVSAIRNRVWAHVLKLTMPYFDEHESGETMSRITQDTNVVKELITQHLINFLNGLLAIIGSVIILLFIDWKMTLLMLIAVPLTVLTMMPLGRKMHGVAVSNQDALAKFTGNLGRVLSNIRMVKAYQAEKLEIDKGKAQIHELYRYGLKEAKIMALLSPIMTLIMMLVVIVLFGYGGAQVATGAISAGELVAIMFYLIQIIVPFTQMASFFTSFQKALGATERLNDILSLPIEQGGAQHLPIDEQNIVLQNINFRYNEKPVLQELSAILPKGQITALVGASGGGKTTIFSLLERFYNVNKGSLLYGEQRIEQINLHEWRSLFGYVSQESPIMSGTIRDNVLYGSQQKNDKDVKEALIQANAWSFVAHFPNQLDEQVGEGGMKLSGGQRQRIAIARAILRNPKILLLDEATSSLDNESEHAVQEALTRLMTNRTTLIIAHRLSTIKHANQILVLENGEITGRGTHEELMKSHPYYQKLQQLSSKQLDSE
- a CDS encoding YndJ family protein, with translation MLANFRRAIFRPLSIIGLVCLGVLMLFHEPTSFYYYLTVAQLLFVPIVVELLVKLNTWEKLIIASGQLAVTTLFFSLSKLIVFLCVFIYLTSTIVVAWQGVKRFLKRGFVHIEEMMIDLGLIYLVMGGLWFFAFHLKLDFGFSPIITWLTAIHFHYSAFLLCISVGLIGRIQIDRFYRLCCFIIAAGPILVALGITFSRIIELVSVSLYIMAIFCITYFVITWKLPRGQRVLIRGAFLTLCFTIVWSLLYAWSNLTGIRFVDIPDMLAFHGFYNCIGFGCLIVLAWGLSIPPTKHQEYVFPISKIRGKLTTTGKSHPGLVDDMSVFINKAMVPTMITDFYEHTSNYHLTATVKWSTWFKPFAFVYQFISRRIGQLNLPYSSKPVVMDGQILKVDEQSDGRVKPRVWQRAIEDQPVFTAIYSTHWKDTKCYMNIALPLPFSTMHGILHVSTKENNLHLTSDTNGDAGTYLVIGDMILQLPLHEYFILKEEQGTLRAKHHMTLFGLSFLHIDYEIQKKMT
- a CDS encoding DUF4166 domain-containing protein: MIYETLLGNDFQRLHPKLQQRYRLSLQEPFQATGMMQVIHSGPRYLRPMYQLFTKNRFLFPESGVMVPFTLSNSCRINDDKEAEVYWERTFYFPKTTRQFNAKMTMDLQRGIVKDYLGDPSLFYSDLKFDVTTDGFLLIRSEQQRLVIGKKEASLPSLLTGRVVVTEGYDDALNMYTIHVSIFNDLIGRMMMYAGQFSPSNI
- a CDS encoding DoxX-like family protein, translating into MKKKPIYVEIQMESTVDEVWHYTQQPDLHAQWDLRFTTITYNEKEREDAPQSFTYTTKVMPGIVVSGWGESKGTHEKGSVKTSSLHFGSPQKISPIKEGRGYWQYIPNNNGITFLTQYDYDVRFGKLGQLFDQLFRPIMGWATALSFDVLARWLQTGERPSTQYRRFFSYYVICFLFSFVWLYQGLIPKVIGQHPLEIDMLANISPLTLEQASHFIIWIGLLEAIIGLLFLLTPMQLLFLKAQIFLFPLLTLFAIIASPHVATDPFNVITFNLTLWVLSIVALFLREQLPTAKNCKRKRGV
- a CDS encoding helix-turn-helix transcriptional regulator: MMQERTIRNRMVVLRAERGLSQKDVADQLGVSRQTIISLEKNRYNPSLKLAFDIAVLFNVELHEVFQYEIEGE